One window from the genome of Helicoverpa zea isolate HzStark_Cry1AcR chromosome 6, ilHelZeax1.1, whole genome shotgun sequence encodes:
- the LOC124631419 gene encoding uncharacterized protein LOC124631419, translating into MCAPAAAALLLAALAALPCRGTDTDVAARILNETNNFQETGSQPTINKLYQMLHANFDLHNQSKLVENFNYSSVNLTDSFNLYNNLKYPTSVDKNQVECCLNVDHSDNKTNISFPNEGAKVIVNNVDEVDEKKNRKRRVVNVVRTFIEVTTSDTRRYIEATGSSLLSSHPPSLMERRRKPGETGSSAPLLNYIFDTYSNTHQHRNEKVGNGNSIYAAAAPEIEALVGSTAHLDCKVDALHDKLVSWVRRKNDEDPMELLTTGTQQYTADDRYSARFIPPDIWRLEVREVRPTDAAHYDCQLSAHPPRTARVTLRVPEVSVRIVDGAGAAVSEQVCEVGSTVALRCEVNGLKMEGGPSLLWYRKDDLLNDDTTRGGISVRTEFGSNGANSILRVARVRGDDAGRYTCAIARAPPPTPSPAHVILHVIKGESLAELHQGGSRTFTSSWVLTMALCVLLQA; encoded by the exons ATGTGCGCGCCGGCCGCCGCGGCGCTCCTGCTCGCAGCCCTAGCTGCCCTGCCTTGTAGAG GCACCGACACCGACGTTGCCGCAAGGATATTGAACGAAACCAACAATTTTCAAGAGACCGGCTCACAACCAACTATAAACAAACTCTATCAAATGTTACATGCTAACTTTGACCTACATAATCAAAGCAAACTTGTCGAAAACTTTAATTACTCTAGTGTTAATCTCACAGACAGTTTTAACTTATACAACAATCTTAAGTATCCCACAAGTGTAGATAAGAATCAAGTTGAATGCTGTTTGAATGTTGATCACAgtgataacaaaacaaatataagtTTTCCAAACGAGGGTGCTAAagttattgtaaataatgtgGACGAGGTAGATGAGAAGAAGAATAGGAAAAGACGGGTTGTGAATGTGGTTCGAacgtttatagaagtcactacGTCTGACACGAGGAGGTATATTGAGGCCACTGGCTCGTCGTTGCTCTCAAGTCATCCACCTTCGTTGATGGAGAGGAGAAGAAAGCCTGGGGAGACAGGTTCCAGTGCCCCACTTCTAAACTACATCTTCGATACATACTCCAATACACATCAACATAGAAATGAGAA GGTGGGGAATGGCAACAGTATTtacgcggcggcggcgcccgaGATAGAAGCTTTGGTCGGATCTACCGCTCATTTAGACTGCAAAGTGGACGCCCTTCATGATAAACTG GTTTCCTGGGTGCGGCGGAAAAACGATGAAGATCCTATGGAGCTGCTGACCACGGGTACACAACAGTACACAGCTGATGATAG GTACTCAGCCCGCTTCATACCTCCAGACATATGGCGGCTGGAAGTGCGGGAGGTCCGTCCGACTGACGCAGCGCACTACGACTGTCAACTGTCGGCGCACCCACCTCGGACTGCGAGGGTCACGCTGAGGGTGCCTG AAGTGTCAGTGCGCATAGTAGACGGCGCCGGCGCAGCGGTATCAGAGCAAGTCTGTGAGGTTGGCAGCACTGTAGCTCTGCGGTGCGAGGTCAACGGCCTGAAGATGGAGGGGGGGCCGTCCTTGCTGTGGTATAGGAAGGATGATCTACTTAATGATGACACTACTAGGGGTGGGATAAG TGTACGGACCGAGTTCGGTTCAAATGGCGCGAACTCAATACTGCGCGTGGCGCGCGTGCGCGGTGACGACGCGGGCCGCTACACGTGCGCGATCGCACGCGCGCCGCCCCCGACGCCGTCGCCTGCGCATGTCATACTGCATGTTATTAAAG GTGAGAGCCTAGCTGAGCTGCATCAGGGCGGCAGTCGGACATTTACCTCGTCGTGGGTGCTAACGATGGCACTGTGCGTCCTTTTACAAGCCTAA